The Pseudomonadota bacterium genomic interval CAGCGCCGCAAGACGGGCTGCCAGCGCAGGCACGCGATCGAGCTGCGACTGCAGCCAGCGATGCTCCTCCACGGGACGCATGGGGTATCCCTCGACGTGGCTGCCTGCAGGCACGTCTTTCGTGATGCCGGTGCGCGACTCGGCGATGGCACCACGATGGATGGTCTGATGGGGAAGCGTTCCAACGGCGGCGCCCAGGGTGACCTGGTCCTCGAGGGTGCAGCTTCCCGCGATGCCTGTCTGCGCGCCGATGCGGCAATCGTGTCCGATGCGGACGTTGTGGCCGACCTGGGCCTGCGGGCCGATGACCGTACCCGCCCCGACAATCGTATCAGAGGTGGTTCCTCGGTCGACGCAGACACCTGCGCCGATGAACGCGCCGTCTTCCACGACCACGCCGCCCACCTGGGGGACCTTGTGGTGGACGCCCCCGTCTTCGACGAAGCCGAAGCCGTCAGAGCCGATCACCACGGCGGGGCCGACGATGACCCCGTTCCCCAGCCTCACCTGATGCAGCAGGACTGCGCCCGCACCGATGACGCAATCGGCGCCGATCGCACAGCCGTCGCCCACGCACGCACCGTCTTCAACACGGCTGCGCGCGCCGATGCGAACCCCGTCGCCAAGCACGACGAACGGGCCGAGGCACACGTCTTGAGCAAGCTCGACCCCTTGACCCAACACGCAGGTCGGATGGACCTGCGCGTTCTCTGCCATCGTGCTCACAGCGCTCCGCCTTCTCTCTCGTACTGTCGTCACTCTCGCAGGAGAGCCGGTCAGCGCGCCTTCTTGCCGTCCTTGAGCTCGGCCTGAACCTCGATGGTGATGTCGTAGCCCAGGCGCTGGTAGAGATGCAGCCACGGCGTATCGAGCAAGACGATGTCGAGGTTCTTCTCCTTGGCCACGGCCGTGGACGCCGTGCGGATCTCCTCGGTCAGCTTGTCGACGAACTTGCGGCGGGTCTGATCCCACTTCTGAATCGATTGCTCGAGCTCTTGCTTGCGCTGGTCGTCCTTGAGGAACGCCTCGACCTTCTTGGGGTCGGTGCCGAGCTCGCCGATGAGGCGCTGCCGCTCCTGGACGTACTGCTCGCTGAACTTCTTGTAGTCATCGATCTCTGGCAGGACGCGCTCGAGATTGACGACGCCGAAGCGAAGGCCTGCCTTGTCTGCGTGCGCGCGTGACGCGCAGCCTGACATGAACGCGCCCGTCAGCGCAACGCCGAGCAGGACCACGAAGGATGCGACTCTGATCTTCAAGTTCGTGAAGCTCCCTGTTGATGAAGCGGTCGGCGCTGCCGACCCA includes:
- a CDS encoding UDP-3-O-(3-hydroxymyristoyl)glucosamine N-acyltransferase; translated protein: MSTMAENAQVHPTCVLGQGVELAQDVCLGPFVVLGDGVRIGARSRVEDGACVGDGCAIGADCVIGAGAVLLHQVRLGNGVIVGPAVVIGSDGFGFVEDGGVHHKVPQVGGVVVEDGAFIGAGVCVDRGTTSDTIVGAGTVIGPQAQVGHNVRIGHDCRIGAQTGIAGSCTLEDQVTLGAAVGTLPHQTIHRGAIAESRTGITKDVPAGSHVEGYPMRPVEEHRWLQSQLDRVPALAARLAALEARLAQEADPS
- a CDS encoding OmpH family outer membrane protein, which produces MKIRVASFVVLLGVALTGAFMSGCASRAHADKAGLRFGVVNLERVLPEIDDYKKFSEQYVQERQRLIGELGTDPKKVEAFLKDDQRKQELEQSIQKWDQTRRKFVDKLTEEIRTASTAVAKEKNLDIVLLDTPWLHLYQRLGYDITIEVQAELKDGKKAR